A region of the Echeneis naucrates chromosome 22, fEcheNa1.1, whole genome shotgun sequence genome:
CCTGTGGCCTGTGTTGGTCTGCCGCCCAAACTGCCACCACTGGCTGGCTTTTATTGGAAGCAGAGctaagtgtttgttttcactgcattGAGGGAGATGGGGGGTACCTTGGTCTACCTTTGAGTGGGGCCTCTGGGATGCGTGCGGAGGAGAAATTGCCCTCTGCACACAATAGATTGGCAAGCACGCCACAAGCCAAGACATCACAGCTCGAGGACCTTGGATTCCAGCcgcagcttttcttttcttaaacaCAACACTCTTAAGTCTTAACAGCCGCTTTCAGCACAGTGCTTTGTGATTTGGGGGATTACACTAGAAAAGGagcaaagtaaaagaaagaaaatgtccaGCTTGGAGTTTGGCATTAGACAGGGTTAAATTATTAACTTAAGCATTGTATGCACCTCTACAAAGGGTGAATCTAAGGAGATCAttaactttgtgttgttgtctgaTCTTGGTTTAACCTCTCAAACCGGATTGTACTTCTTTTCAAAAAGTACTACAGTTAACAGTGTCCTACACACAAAATATCTGGTTCTCTTCAGAAAAAGGTATTCCTAAAGGTTTCCTGATGATCTGATTCACAATTAAACATgctttaataaaatattgaaaaacaattttttctaTCAGTCTTTCCAGTATACTAGTTCACCTGCATTAAATATAGATGCTGCCCCCAAAGGCCATTTGCTTAATATACTGGGATCATAGTTTATTGgatatttattatattactgACATAGTTACCATATTTGCCCCCGCCCCCCTCCAATTTCTTCCTTTTATGCTTGGCTATTGAGTTGTCTAATTGTGGAGATTGTCCATCACCCGCAGAACATCATCCAGGATTGAGGGGCCGAGGTCCAGGCTAAATGAAAAGCCACTGTCCTCATCTCTTggtttttcatcagttttgtcACAGATTTCTGAAGAGTCTCCATCCTTATCTGAACTCACACTACCTCGTTCAAAGTTGTGAGTCTGATTGTAAGGAGCATTATGCCCCCTCTGGTATTCATCCTCCTTTGCTAGTTCTTCTATGTCTTCACTGTCCAGCAGTGGCATagaactgcttttctttctcttctgggGAGTTTTATCCTGCCAGCCAATGGACAAGTTGGGGCTCTCTGAACCCCCTGCCTCATCCAGGTTCAGACGAGGGGGCTTTGGTGGTGGAGAGCAGGCCATGAAGAGGTTCTGCTCACTCTGAGAGCTTTGTAAAAGCAAACTGTGGCCCATTTTTAAGAAGGACAGATCTCCAAAGCTGTCTGTAAAGGCATTGCTGCCAATGTGTGAGATGTGGCGAAAATCTGCCAGTGGTAGGCTAATCATATTGATTGACAGCACCTCGCGACGCTTTGAGTTCCTGCCAGGCCAGCGACCAGAGGCTGCCTTTCTGTGCAACGATGTTCCAAATGGCATCTTTGGAGATCTGGTTGAGATGAGGTGAACTGTTTTTATGTATCCTGAAAAGTATTTGTCGCCTTTCGTGTCTTCTCTATTTGACAATCACTTCCTTAGGATGTGGCAAAGTTCATCATAATGCcatctgcaacaaaacaaaaggagaattttaatttaaaaaatgatagCAGGTTTTCTGTCAATGGAATTGATATAACACTAGATTATAAATCAGTTTTTGATAATCCAAAATTCTCTCTCATGCTAGAATATGAAGCAGGCCTGTGCTTGTCATGTAATTTAGCACCAGATGTAAGGATTGGACCATATTAGTCTGCTTGATGTGAGTCTGCAGCCATTATTTAGAGATTGCACCTGCTCCTCTTGATTCTGTTTTAATGAAATTCAGCATTATTTGGCAGCAATGGGCTGTTTCAACAATGCTTTGAAGCTTTCACCCCcaaatatttactttttgaATGAGAGGTTTTTCCCGTAAATCCAGGTGTGGTCGGCAAAAGAAGTCTGTTAGTTTGCTGAAGACTTCCAGTAAGAGaagcaacaaaaatacattCCTAAAGGCAATTGTTGTCCTGCATGTAATTGTGTTGTATCTCCTCTCATTTAGTTTAGGAAGAGCCTGAGGTTTTACTGTTTCTGTCAGAAATAATGAAGATAACTTTTCTTATAAACATATGTTTATGATTTTCAGAGGAGGCACAAAAAGCTAGGATGCAGTCAGTTTATTTTGCTGTGGTGTGAGTTATGCAGTGAGTCTGGATTTGAAAgttagtaaaataaaatattctttttcCATAAATAACATCACACTGTAACcattatatttcaaaataaatatccATTTTGTAGTTTGGGggttttatattattataatttaactTCCATCGACAAATTTTGAAAGGAAACATCAtggttgaaataaaacaatccaACACCACTTGAAATTAAACTCaaacttggtgtgtgtgtgggggggaggGCATTCCGTGACCTGGACTAATTTTTTTGGGTAAAGCAGAATGCAGTTCATCAGTGTTGGCATGTCGATTAGATAATCTGCTCAGTGCCTGTGATTTTATGGTCTCCCAACAACAACGGCTTTGCCCACATTAGGTCTATGTTCGTGACTTGAAGCACACACTCTGTAAATTTGTAAGTCACTATAGCAAACAGGTTTTGTTGGCTTGTAAAGGTTTTATCGGCACTTTAGTAGCAGCAGGAGTTTGGAGAGCATGGACACAACAGCATTCCTTTCCAAACATGTCAGTTTGGCCATGAAGGAGTCTTTGGATTTTGCCCATGAGTGTCACATTCAGGAAACAGTTCATGACCAAGTAAAAATTAAAGAACTCCATTAAAATCGATTGGCCAAGAAACACTTTAGAAAAGCTCTCTCAGCACTGCCAGAAATTATCCATCTTTGTGACGGAATCTGTCTGAGCACAATTTCagccataaaataaaagaaattgctttcctggtttttcttttcatacacTAGGTTctttcagaggaagaaaaacaaaagcgaTAAACACGGATAATCAAATTCTTACCTGTCTTGCCGAGGAAATAAAGGGCATTTGAATCCCTCACGTGAACATGCGTCTCTGTCAGAAAACTAGGTTGTGTCTACCTGCACAGCCTGACAATCTTCTTTGGCATGATAGGACTTGTTCAGTGGTTACGGAGGAGCCCTCCTTGCATAGTCTCAAGACAGATAGGCAGTTCGCTAAGATGACATTTTCTTCAGTGGCACAGCTGTGTCAACTTTCGCACTAAAGTGTGGCATTTAATACACTGAACTGTAATTGCAGAGAAACCTCATCTTACCTTTATCCATACTAGGCAGGTGAGTGTTCAAGAACCCAggtggaggtttttttttttttttttttttttttttctcaagctgTCATCCCCTTTCAGATTTTTGCCAACCGTCAGATGATATCATTGTGGTTGCAGTGTGAGTTGGCCTCTTAGTCATAAGCAATAAAGTTCCTGCTGGTTCTTTGGAAAGACCTATTACCTGTGGGAAATGCAGGGACTGCTGATTCAATGTCTGTGATATGGAGAGGCAGCAACAACAGCTAATATTCTTCTGAGTGAAGCGTTAGTGTGCTTGTTAGGTGGGAAGGACGAGAGCAGTAGAGTTTCCATAGGTGCACAACTGGTTGAGTGTGTAGATGTGTGcgtatgtttaaaaaaataaaataaaaaggaagccATAGTTGGTGAGCAAACATGACCGTTACCCAGAGGAGGGACTTAACTTATCTCTAATCTCTGtcattgtttctgtgctctgttGAT
Encoded here:
- the LOC115035652 gene encoding cdc42 effector protein 3 is translated as MPFGTSLHRKAASGRWPGRNSKRREVLSINMISLPLADFRHISHIGSNAFTDSFGDLSFLKMGHSLLLQSSQSEQNLFMACSPPPKPPRLNLDEAGGSESPNLSIGWQDKTPQKRKKSSSMPLLDSEDIEELAKEDEYQRGHNAPYNQTHNFERGSVSSDKDGDSSEICDKTDEKPRDEDSGFSFSLDLGPSILDDVLRVMDNLHN